Proteins co-encoded in one Bacillus sp. FSL H8-0547 genomic window:
- a CDS encoding MerR family transcriptional regulator produces the protein MSSQEGKYNIKAVSKMLGIQPGTLRAWERRYNMIAPVRNDSGHRLYTEEHIKILKWLITKVNKGFTISQAVNLLEHSELPSEDPVSVSAAPDVDRSMDLTEELLTALLSFDENTAHELLNRAFSLYSIDKVLIDILGTLLVKIGDLWENGKITSAHEHFASSFLRSRIGIILHTLPVNGLLPKVVSVCGPGEWHELGLLIFTLYLRRKGFEVIYLGTSIADGDIDIVLGEVNPKFLFYSCTLQENVEKTIASADELRGKHEHLIIGLGGNGFNKVSRDVMKPYESMFVGNTKQEWDTWLKERLSV, from the coding sequence ATGTCCAGTCAAGAAGGCAAATACAACATAAAGGCAGTCTCCAAAATGCTTGGAATCCAGCCGGGAACCCTTAGAGCCTGGGAAAGACGCTATAACATGATTGCACCGGTCAGAAATGATTCCGGCCACCGCTTATATACAGAAGAACACATAAAAATTTTAAAATGGCTGATCACAAAGGTGAATAAAGGGTTTACGATCAGCCAGGCTGTCAATCTTCTTGAACACAGCGAACTGCCTTCAGAAGACCCTGTCAGCGTCTCAGCTGCACCTGATGTCGACCGGTCGATGGATTTAACGGAGGAGCTTCTGACTGCGCTGCTGTCTTTTGATGAGAACACCGCCCATGAGCTGCTTAACAGAGCCTTCAGCCTTTACTCGATTGATAAAGTGCTTATCGATATCCTCGGAACGCTGCTTGTTAAAATAGGAGATCTGTGGGAGAACGGGAAAATTACATCTGCCCATGAGCATTTTGCTTCCTCTTTTCTCAGATCAAGAATCGGCATCATCCTTCATACTCTTCCGGTAAACGGACTGCTTCCCAAAGTGGTATCCGTGTGCGGACCGGGTGAATGGCATGAACTTGGCCTGTTGATTTTCACCCTCTATCTGCGGAGAAAAGGGTTTGAGGTCATTTATTTAGGGACAAGCATTGCAGACGGAGATATAGATATTGTTCTGGGTGAAGTGAACCCGAAATTTCTTTTCTACTCCTGCACCCTGCAGGAAAATGTTGAAAAGACAATTGCATCTGCAGATGAACTCAGAGGAAAGCATGAACATCTGATTATTGGACTTGGAGGAAACGGCTTTAATAAGGTTTCAAGAGATGTCATGAAGCCATATGAGAGCATGTTTGTCGGCAATACAAAACAAGAGTGGGACACCTGGCTGAAAGAACGGCTGTCTGTCTGA
- a CDS encoding genetic competence negative regulator, with protein MRLERLNYNKIKIFLTIDDLMDRGLTKEDLWKDSLKVHQLFREMMDEASEELGFEASGPIAVEVYSLQAQGMVIIVTKNHEEEESDEDYADDYIEMQVKLDQNCDIVYEFNDFEDIIQLTNALYSQGLKEGTVYSYQNRFFLILDEHQPIHVDTLVSIIAEYGNPSMISIHYLHEYGKCLLEDFAVEKLYSYYWKKNPQS; from the coding sequence ATGCGGCTAGAGCGATTGAACTATAACAAGATCAAAATCTTCTTAACCATAGATGATTTAATGGACAGAGGACTGACAAAAGAAGACTTGTGGAAAGACTCTCTGAAAGTGCATCAGCTTTTCAGGGAAATGATGGACGAAGCAAGTGAGGAGCTTGGATTTGAAGCGAGCGGCCCAATTGCCGTAGAGGTTTATTCTCTTCAGGCGCAAGGCATGGTGATCATCGTCACCAAAAACCATGAAGAAGAAGAATCAGATGAAGATTATGCGGATGACTATATTGAAATGCAGGTGAAGCTGGATCAGAATTGCGACATTGTGTATGAATTTAATGATTTTGAAGACATTATCCAGCTGACAAATGCTCTTTATTCACAGGGTCTGAAGGAAGGAACAGTCTACTCATACCAAAACCGTTTTTTTCTTATACTCGATGAACACCAGCCAATACATGTCGATACGCTTGTATCCATTATCGCAGAATACGGCAATCCGTCGATGATTTCCATCCATTACTTACATGAGTACGGCAAGTGCCTGCTTGAAGACTTCGCTGTAGAAAAGCTGTATTCCTATTACTGG